A DNA window from Dethiosulfovibrio faecalis contains the following coding sequences:
- a CDS encoding OmpA/MotB family protein: MARKKRQKEEKGGAGWLATYGDMVTLLLTFFVLLFAFSSIDVEKFKKMMVSFQGALGVLDGGKSLQEDPLPYGGSSGYDAGEERRQTQSTFQVDRELRSFLKEQEMEEDVSVIVDQRGVTVSLSDQLLFPLGGVEIRPEGKRLLAKLGEFLKGRIPALAVEGHTDDRPLRGGPYRDNWGLSAIRAAIVASYLVDAAGISPSILQAVGYGPFRPVVPNDSDENRSRNRRVDLVILSKYPKQ, from the coding sequence ATGGCGAGAAAAAAGAGGCAGAAAGAGGAGAAAGGCGGCGCTGGTTGGCTCGCTACCTACGGCGATATGGTGACTTTGCTCCTGACCTTCTTCGTGTTGCTTTTCGCCTTTTCATCCATAGACGTAGAGAAGTTCAAGAAGATGATGGTCTCCTTTCAGGGTGCTTTGGGGGTCTTGGATGGAGGTAAGTCCCTCCAGGAGGATCCTCTGCCCTACGGCGGTTCCTCCGGTTACGATGCCGGAGAGGAACGACGTCAGACCCAGTCCACCTTCCAGGTGGACAGAGAGCTCCGCTCCTTCCTGAAAGAGCAGGAGATGGAGGAGGACGTATCGGTCATTGTGGATCAAAGAGGTGTCACAGTGTCCCTGTCGGATCAGCTTTTGTTTCCTCTCGGTGGAGTCGAAATCCGTCCCGAAGGGAAACGTCTGCTCGCCAAGCTGGGAGAGTTCCTCAAGGGCAGGATTCCCGCTCTGGCGGTTGAGGGGCATACCGACGACAGACCTCTTCGAGGCGGCCCCTACAGGGACAACTGGGGACTTTCCGCCATAAGAGCCGCCATAGTGGCTTCCTACTTGGTGGATGCCGCCGGAATATCCCCCTCTATATTACAGGCGGTGGGATACGGTCCCTTCCGTCCAGTGGTGCCTAACGACAGCGACGAAAACAGGTCCAGGAACAGACGGGTGGATCTGGTTATTCTCTCTAAGTACCCTAAACAGTGA
- a CDS encoding flagellar basal body-associated FliL family protein, translated as MLKRILLIAVVALIALTLGAGGGYFMGLRFGAEERSVTGVSRDLERPGPIVDFGDFVINLADKEPHLVNFELALEASSTKSEAVLTDGGWRSHIRNEVLLTVKDHIADDFRSAEGIMELSDDMKRRINAILPSVEGKVAVRRVLFRKFVTQ; from the coding sequence ATGCTCAAGAGGATATTGTTGATAGCGGTTGTCGCCTTGATCGCTCTCACCCTGGGTGCCGGGGGAGGTTATTTCATGGGGCTTCGTTTTGGTGCCGAAGAACGGAGCGTTACGGGGGTTTCCAGGGATCTGGAACGCCCCGGTCCCATCGTGGATTTCGGCGATTTCGTCATAAACTTGGCGGATAAAGAGCCTCATCTGGTAAACTTCGAATTGGCCTTGGAGGCATCCAGCACCAAGTCTGAGGCGGTCTTGACCGATGGCGGCTGGCGAAGCCACATCAGGAACGAGGTTCTCCTGACCGTCAAGGATCACATTGCCGACGATTTCAGAAGCGCCGAAGGAATCATGGAACTCAGTGACGACATGAAGCGCCGCATCAACGCCATTCTGCCTTCGGTAGAGGGGAAAGTTGCGGTAAGAAGGGTGCTTTTCAGGAAGTTTGTCACGCAATAG
- the fliM gene encoding flagellar motor switch protein FliM, producing the protein MTPDVLSQSEIDSLLDVLTSGDVDFEEISQASAEKNVKGYDFRRPDKFSKDQLRAIQMIHESFSRQLTTSLSTMVRSIVTCEVASVDQVAYEEFVRSMVQPTVMGVLEMYPLEGNAVVEMNPNLVFAIIDRLLGGKGEVFGKPRDLTDIESTVIERVFMRMLELLEDSWSTVIDVRFRFDSMESNPFFVQICPGTDMVLLVTLRVSIGDVEGMVSLCIPYFVMEPVMDKLSSQIWFASTGKNKDQDHRGYLTASLGTVKVPVHLELGDTVLSLFDVMRLRVGDVIRLDSVVDDPAKVRVGSRIKFTGRPGTMDGRYSVEVLEVADDGSIEEEEE; encoded by the coding sequence ATGACTCCCGACGTACTGTCTCAATCGGAGATAGATTCTCTGTTGGACGTTCTTACCAGTGGCGACGTCGACTTCGAGGAGATATCCCAGGCTTCGGCGGAAAAAAACGTCAAGGGATACGATTTCCGTCGTCCCGATAAGTTCAGCAAGGACCAGCTCAGGGCTATTCAGATGATTCACGAATCCTTCAGCAGACAGCTCACCACCAGCCTGTCGACCATGGTCCGATCCATAGTGACCTGCGAGGTCGCATCGGTGGATCAGGTTGCCTACGAGGAGTTCGTGCGATCCATGGTGCAGCCTACCGTGATGGGTGTTTTGGAGATGTATCCCCTGGAGGGAAACGCGGTCGTAGAGATGAATCCGAATCTTGTTTTCGCCATAATCGACAGATTACTGGGCGGAAAGGGAGAGGTTTTCGGAAAGCCAAGGGATCTGACCGATATAGAGTCCACCGTTATAGAGCGGGTTTTCATGAGGATGCTGGAGCTCTTGGAGGACAGCTGGAGTACCGTCATAGACGTTCGCTTCCGTTTCGATAGCATGGAGAGCAATCCTTTCTTCGTGCAGATCTGTCCCGGTACCGACATGGTTTTGTTGGTTACCTTGAGGGTGAGCATCGGCGACGTAGAGGGCATGGTCAGTCTTTGTATCCCTTACTTCGTCATGGAGCCGGTTATGGACAAGCTCAGCTCTCAGATCTGGTTCGCCTCGACCGGCAAGAATAAGGATCAGGATCACAGAGGTTACCTTACCGCCAGTCTCGGTACGGTGAAGGTGCCTGTCCATCTGGAGTTGGGCGATACCGTCTTATCCCTGTTTGACGTCATGAGACTTCGAGTCGGCGATGTTATTCGCTTGGATTCGGTGGTCGACGATCCCGCAAAGGTCCGTGTCGGGAGCAGGATCAAGTTTACAGGACGTCCGGGGACTATGGACGGACGCTATTCCGTAGAGGTCCTCGAGGTTGCGGACGATGGTTCTATCGAGGAAGAGGAGGAGTGA
- the fliN gene encoding flagellar motor switch protein FliN, which translates to MSDELLSQDEINALLEGSVGGGSDDGGGGESTGLTQGQLEALEDLAGMFSDATTGVIGMLAGRGVSVQISEVSEKSQSDVVESIGGNRNLLFSVRCDGFDDAPVSVVMNEGGVVLLADLMMGGEGKDLPEEANELFVNAAQEGLSQVVGSAMTSLSGKLKGRKAIPTDPASEVTEDEWLLFPNLEGDVPVWYVVMDVTIEGLDSFRSFISIPSSYAASFADALMQGSEEQASSASQPAQGSRTETPPERPAQHQQQASPPVDVRPAQFSPLQPVSADSSLPSNIGLIADIPVRVTVELGRTRKSVGEVLSFAPGSVIELDKMAGEPVDVLVNGKLIAKGEVVVIDENFGVRVTEILNVGEKIQSIGS; encoded by the coding sequence ATGTCTGACGAACTGCTCAGTCAAGACGAGATAAACGCTCTCTTGGAGGGCTCTGTGGGTGGAGGCTCCGATGATGGCGGAGGAGGAGAGTCTACCGGTCTGACCCAGGGACAGCTCGAGGCCCTGGAGGATTTAGCAGGGATGTTTTCCGACGCTACCACAGGGGTTATCGGCATGTTGGCTGGACGTGGGGTCTCCGTTCAGATCTCCGAGGTCAGCGAAAAAAGTCAGTCCGATGTGGTGGAATCCATCGGGGGAAACCGAAATTTGCTTTTTTCCGTCCGTTGCGACGGTTTCGACGACGCTCCGGTCTCGGTTGTCATGAACGAGGGCGGGGTGGTTCTTCTCGCCGATCTCATGATGGGTGGAGAGGGCAAGGACCTCCCGGAAGAGGCCAACGAGCTGTTCGTCAACGCAGCCCAGGAAGGTCTCAGCCAGGTCGTAGGTTCCGCTATGACCTCCCTCAGTGGGAAGCTCAAGGGACGTAAGGCCATTCCGACCGATCCCGCCTCGGAGGTTACCGAAGACGAGTGGCTTCTTTTCCCGAACTTGGAAGGAGATGTCCCCGTTTGGTATGTCGTTATGGATGTAACGATAGAGGGATTGGATAGTTTTAGAAGTTTCATCTCCATACCGTCGAGTTACGCTGCGTCCTTTGCCGACGCCTTGATGCAAGGCTCGGAGGAACAGGCGTCTTCCGCCTCTCAGCCAGCTCAGGGGAGCCGTACGGAGACTCCGCCTGAAAGACCGGCTCAACATCAACAGCAGGCTTCTCCTCCGGTCGACGTTCGTCCCGCCCAGTTCTCTCCGCTTCAGCCTGTCTCCGCTGATTCTTCTCTGCCATCGAATATCGGCCTTATCGCCGATATTCCCGTCAGAGTTACGGTGGAGTTGGGAAGAACGAGAAAGAGCGTAGGGGAAGTCCTGTCATTTGCCCCCGGTTCCGTGATAGAATTGGACAAGATGGCGGGAGAGCCGGTGGACGTTTTGGTTAACGGAAAATTGATCGCCAAGGGAGAGGTCGTCGTGATCGACGAAAACTTTGGCGTAAGGGTCACGGAGATATTGAACGTGGGAGAGAAAATCCAGTCGATCGGATCTTGA
- a CDS encoding response regulator has protein sequence MATVLIVDDAAFMRMMLKDILTKNGFEVVGEAENGQVAVSMYKDLNPDIVTMDITMPEMNGIEAVKAIKAVNPGCKIVMVSAMGQQSMVIEAIQAGAKDFIVKPFQPDRVVDALSKVLG, from the coding sequence ATGGCTACAGTCCTTATTGTCGATGACGCCGCTTTCATGAGGATGATGTTGAAGGACATCCTCACGAAAAACGGTTTCGAGGTGGTCGGAGAGGCGGAAAACGGTCAGGTGGCGGTTTCCATGTACAAAGACCTCAATCCAGATATCGTTACGATGGATATCACCATGCCTGAAATGAACGGAATCGAGGCGGTCAAGGCAATAAAGGCCGTCAACCCCGGCTGTAAGATCGTCATGGTCAGTGCCATGGGGCAGCAGTCCATGGTAATAGAGGCGATCCAGGCCGGAGCCAAGGATTTCATCGTCAAGCCTTTCCAGCCCGACCGCGTGGTAGACGCTTTGTCCAAGGTATTGGGCTGA
- the fliP gene encoding flagellar type III secretion system pore protein FliP (The bacterial flagellar biogenesis protein FliP forms a type III secretion system (T3SS)-type pore required for flagellar assembly.): MKLNLKTPVFISLLAVFLLCGAAWSQPNQPELPVPALKVAVEGATSPQDVSVSLQIVALLTILSVAPAILLMVTSFTRVLVVLGFVRNALGLQQTPPNQVIVTLALFLSLFIMAPTWDVMYQQGLAPYMEGRIGSMEALENVTTPLRRFMLGQTREKELSLMVSMSGLERPSNADDIPNKVLLPAYMLSELKSAFQMGIVIYVPFIVVDMIISSVLMSMGMIMLPPMMISLPFKVLLFVMADGWNLVVVSLIRSFQ, encoded by the coding sequence ATGAAGTTGAACCTGAAAACACCTGTCTTCATTAGTCTGTTAGCGGTTTTTCTACTATGCGGGGCTGCCTGGTCTCAGCCGAATCAACCGGAACTTCCGGTGCCGGCCTTGAAAGTTGCGGTTGAGGGAGCTACCTCTCCTCAGGATGTCTCTGTCTCGCTTCAAATAGTAGCTCTTTTGACTATTCTGAGCGTGGCTCCTGCAATCCTCCTCATGGTAACGTCCTTCACCAGGGTCCTCGTCGTCCTGGGGTTCGTCCGAAATGCTCTGGGACTGCAGCAGACTCCTCCCAATCAGGTCATAGTTACTCTGGCTCTCTTTCTGTCTCTCTTCATAATGGCTCCGACTTGGGACGTGATGTATCAACAGGGTCTCGCCCCATACATGGAGGGCCGAATCGGTTCGATGGAGGCTCTGGAAAACGTAACCACTCCTTTGCGCCGGTTCATGCTTGGTCAGACGAGGGAAAAGGAACTTTCTCTTATGGTGTCCATGTCGGGGTTGGAGAGGCCTTCTAATGCTGATGATATCCCCAATAAGGTGCTTCTTCCCGCCTATATGCTCAGCGAGCTCAAGTCGGCCTTTCAGATGGGAATAGTTATATACGTGCCTTTTATCGTTGTGGATATGATAATATCCAGCGTCCTGATGAGCATGGGTATGATAATGCTTCCGCCCATGATGATATCCTTGCCGTTCAAAGTTTTGCTTTTCGTGATGGCCGACGGATGGAATCTGGTCGTGGTCAGCCTTATCAGGAGTTTTCAGTGA
- a CDS encoding flagellar biosynthetic protein FliQ: MEAFSVSDMLMEAIKVSLMASLPILIVAMVVGLIVGILQTATSIQEQTLSFVPKILAIMGALIVMGPWIFGVVRKLAVDLLGQLDRFVR, from the coding sequence ATGGAAGCCTTCAGCGTCAGCGATATGTTGATGGAGGCGATCAAGGTTTCGTTGATGGCCTCTTTGCCCATATTGATAGTCGCCATGGTGGTGGGGCTTATCGTCGGCATTCTTCAGACCGCCACTTCCATCCAGGAGCAGACTCTCTCCTTCGTTCCCAAGATACTTGCCATAATGGGAGCTCTCATAGTCATGGGACCGTGGATCTTCGGGGTGGTCAGGAAACTGGCCGTAGATCTTCTGGGACAGCTGGATCGTTTCGTTCGATGA
- a CDS encoding flagellar biosynthetic protein FliR encodes MDLDALFRVVPLYMLVSVRFLGIIFTAPVFLASSFPMPCLYFLSFFFALITVPQLSGTLPEILFSGVIPFLLSAARELLVGASIAFVASAPFYALQIAGRMIGTRMGLAMVSVLDPISQSQSSIIGQLQILIGLWFFLYWNGHILLFRALMESFRLLPLGGMGLSVSSDLGLAEWLGKLFVMAFKFAIPFYGALLLADIGLGFLARTVPQMNVFILGLPLKIGLGLFLLMVVLPMTVDMVHDQIEPYLRVALGSLAVWR; translated from the coding sequence ATGGATTTAGACGCCCTTTTCCGCGTGGTTCCCCTCTATATGCTCGTATCGGTCCGTTTCCTAGGGATCATCTTCACCGCTCCGGTTTTTCTGGCCTCGTCGTTCCCAATGCCCTGCCTTTATTTTCTGTCCTTTTTCTTTGCCTTGATAACCGTACCTCAGTTGAGTGGAACTCTCCCCGAAATCCTGTTTTCCGGGGTTATCCCCTTTCTGCTCTCTGCGGCTAGGGAGCTTCTCGTAGGGGCCTCGATAGCCTTCGTGGCCTCGGCTCCGTTCTACGCGCTTCAGATAGCGGGACGGATGATAGGCACCCGCATGGGACTGGCCATGGTCAGTGTTCTGGACCCTATCTCTCAGAGCCAGAGCTCCATAATAGGACAGCTTCAGATCCTGATAGGTCTTTGGTTTTTCCTCTACTGGAACGGCCATATTCTTCTATTCCGAGCTCTGATGGAGAGCTTCAGACTACTGCCTCTCGGAGGAATGGGGTTGTCCGTGTCGTCCGATCTGGGATTGGCCGAATGGCTAGGGAAGCTCTTCGTTATGGCCTTCAAGTTCGCCATTCCGTTTTACGGAGCCCTTCTTTTGGCGGATATTGGCCTCGGTTTTCTGGCTCGGACCGTTCCTCAGATGAACGTTTTTATTCTGGGATTGCCTCTGAAAATAGGTTTGGGACTCTTCCTGCTTATGGTCGTTTTGCCTATGACCGTGGATATGGTTCACGATCAGATAGAGCCCTATCTTCGCGTCGCTTTAGGGAGTCTGGCGGTATGGCGATAA
- the flhB gene encoding flagellar biosynthesis protein FlhB translates to MAIIFKNFRLQFFAEEKTEPATPRKRRKEREEGRVAKSQDMGASAVIIAGLIAIVLFGEWIFDVILSFIRECMVFIGDGTMGHTGWFHSLTMRSISAYGLAIIPMVVGCFLAAFFVSVAQVGFVMTPKPLIPKMNRFNPISGLKKVISLRSLVEMVKGLLKALILAIVLYSALVGDLADMVRAVRYPIGPAVSLMLWRIWLLCVKMTFLLLVIAIFDWSYQKWEFEKNIKMSKQEIKEEYKQMEGDPQIKQKIRQKQREMARQRMMADVPKADVVITNPTTLAIALQYDRGKMDAPVVLAKGKDLLAKRIREIAEENDVPVVENKPLAWALYEAVEIGESIPEALYKGVAEVLAFVYGISKKRS, encoded by the coding sequence ATGGCGATAATCTTTAAAAATTTCCGGCTTCAGTTTTTCGCCGAGGAGAAGACCGAGCCGGCCACTCCCAGAAAGAGGCGCAAGGAAAGAGAGGAGGGACGGGTCGCCAAGAGCCAGGACATGGGTGCCTCTGCGGTTATAATTGCCGGTTTAATCGCTATCGTCCTGTTTGGGGAATGGATTTTCGACGTTATTCTGTCTTTCATAAGGGAGTGCATGGTTTTTATCGGAGACGGAACTATGGGGCATACCGGGTGGTTTCACTCTCTGACGATGAGGTCCATATCGGCCTACGGTTTGGCTATAATTCCCATGGTCGTTGGCTGTTTCCTAGCCGCGTTTTTTGTATCCGTAGCTCAGGTCGGCTTCGTTATGACCCCTAAGCCACTGATACCCAAGATGAACAGGTTCAACCCCATCTCGGGGCTCAAGAAAGTTATATCTCTAAGGTCTTTGGTCGAGATGGTGAAGGGGCTTCTCAAGGCCCTTATATTGGCTATAGTCCTTTATTCCGCTCTGGTAGGAGATCTTGCCGATATGGTGAGGGCCGTAAGGTACCCTATAGGCCCCGCTGTGTCTCTTATGTTGTGGCGAATCTGGTTGTTGTGTGTCAAGATGACCTTTTTGCTTCTGGTCATAGCGATCTTCGACTGGTCCTATCAGAAATGGGAGTTCGAGAAGAACATCAAGATGAGCAAACAGGAGATCAAAGAGGAGTACAAACAGATGGAGGGGGATCCTCAGATCAAGCAGAAGATCCGCCAGAAACAGAGGGAGATGGCCAGGCAGAGGATGATGGCCGACGTCCCTAAGGCGGATGTGGTCATAACAAACCCGACGACCTTGGCGATAGCCCTTCAATATGACAGGGGAAAGATGGACGCTCCGGTGGTGCTTGCCAAGGGAAAGGATCTACTGGCCAAGAGGATCAGAGAGATTGCCGAGGAAAACGACGTGCCAGTTGTCGAGAACAAGCCTCTGGCCTGGGCTCTCTACGAGGCCGTAGAGATAGGCGAATCGATCCCTGAGGCGCTTTACAAAGGGGTTGCAGAGGTACTGGCTTTCGTCTATGGGATCAGTAAAAAGAGGTCTTAG
- the flhA gene encoding flagellar biosynthesis protein FlhA translates to MAEERMTMVERMLRFSDVGVAALMVLVVVMMIIPLPTWLLDILLTLNITFGVVVLLVTFYVNRALEISSFPSILLIVTLFRLALNVSTTRLILLKGNAGNIISSFGNFVVGGNYVVGAVVFLILVIIQFLVITKGAERVAEVAARFTLDAMPGKQMAIDADLNAGLIDELGAKERRRDIQREADFYGSMDGASKFVKGDAIAGLIITIINILGGLAIGVFQRGLSLGQAAGVYSLLTVGDGLVSQIPALLFSTATGIIVTRAAGDSNLGRDIFSSFIRYPRPLMIGTALLFAFAMVPGLPTFPFMLLGVFLGVMAYGVYREAKTQEGMASEPGQRKGKGASPAGGEGDHPTPQTPTSPEDVMKLLAVDPMEMEIGYAVIPLVDPAQGGDMLDRISTIRKQMAMDMGLVVPSIRIRDNIQLKPSEYLIRVKGALEGQGELMPEHYLAMDTGNVTEVVVGVPTTEPAFGLPALWISPELRDKAEASGYTVVDAPSVLATHLSEVIKLHGADLITRQEVQKLTEMVKESNSAVTEEMLSVLGLGDIQKVLQNLVAEHIPIRDLVTIFETLTDYGRLSSSVDYLTERVRESLARIISLRLKENDVITVSTLSPTWEQKIRDALEGDLAKGWRLNMDSREISKLVASVSTKSEEAMLQGFSPILLVSPDVRLVVRRVLESSLPGLFVVSYNEISQGIDIKSLGMVE, encoded by the coding sequence ATGGCAGAGGAAAGGATGACTATGGTAGAGAGGATGCTTCGCTTTTCCGACGTAGGCGTGGCGGCGCTGATGGTTTTGGTCGTGGTCATGATGATCATACCTTTACCCACCTGGCTGCTGGACATTCTCCTTACCCTAAACATAACCTTCGGCGTGGTGGTCCTTTTGGTGACCTTCTATGTCAACAGAGCTCTCGAGATATCGTCGTTCCCATCCATCTTGCTCATAGTAACCCTGTTCCGACTGGCCTTGAACGTCTCCACAACGCGATTGATCCTGCTTAAGGGGAATGCTGGAAACATTATCTCTTCCTTTGGAAACTTTGTCGTAGGGGGAAACTACGTCGTCGGTGCGGTGGTCTTTCTCATCTTGGTCATCATTCAGTTTCTCGTTATAACGAAAGGAGCCGAACGAGTGGCCGAGGTCGCTGCCAGGTTCACTCTGGACGCCATGCCTGGGAAACAGATGGCCATAGACGCGGATCTCAACGCTGGCTTGATAGATGAGCTCGGAGCCAAGGAAAGGCGAAGGGATATCCAGAGGGAGGCTGATTTCTACGGTTCTATGGATGGAGCCTCTAAGTTCGTCAAGGGTGACGCCATTGCCGGTCTCATCATAACCATAATCAACATCCTGGGAGGGCTGGCCATAGGCGTATTTCAGCGAGGTCTGTCCCTTGGCCAGGCAGCTGGAGTCTACAGTCTCCTTACAGTTGGAGACGGGCTGGTGTCTCAGATACCGGCTCTGCTCTTTTCCACCGCTACCGGCATAATAGTAACCAGGGCCGCCGGCGACTCCAACCTTGGAAGGGATATCTTTTCGTCCTTTATCAGGTATCCCAGGCCCCTCATGATAGGGACCGCCCTCCTTTTCGCTTTCGCCATGGTTCCAGGGTTGCCGACCTTCCCCTTCATGTTGCTTGGGGTGTTTCTGGGAGTAATGGCCTATGGGGTGTATCGTGAGGCAAAGACCCAGGAAGGTATGGCCAGCGAGCCCGGGCAGAGAAAGGGTAAGGGGGCTTCTCCCGCAGGGGGAGAAGGAGATCACCCGACTCCTCAGACTCCCACCTCTCCGGAGGATGTGATGAAGCTTCTGGCAGTGGATCCCATGGAGATGGAGATAGGCTATGCCGTGATACCTCTGGTCGATCCCGCCCAGGGGGGGGATATGCTCGATCGTATCAGCACCATAAGGAAACAGATGGCCATGGACATGGGTTTGGTCGTTCCCTCCATAAGAATAAGGGACAACATTCAGCTGAAACCCTCCGAGTATCTGATAAGGGTCAAGGGAGCTCTCGAGGGGCAGGGAGAGCTGATGCCGGAGCACTACCTCGCCATGGATACAGGGAACGTCACAGAGGTAGTCGTCGGGGTGCCCACTACGGAACCCGCCTTCGGTCTTCCTGCTCTTTGGATCTCTCCTGAGCTCAGGGACAAGGCGGAGGCCAGCGGCTACACAGTTGTGGACGCTCCCTCCGTGTTGGCTACCCATCTGTCTGAGGTCATCAAACTCCACGGTGCCGATCTCATAACCAGACAGGAAGTTCAGAAACTCACCGAAATGGTCAAAGAGAGCAACTCCGCCGTTACCGAGGAGATGCTCAGCGTCCTCGGCCTTGGGGACATTCAGAAAGTCCTTCAGAACCTGGTGGCGGAGCATATACCCATCAGGGACCTGGTGACCATTTTCGAGACCTTGACCGATTACGGAAGGCTTTCCTCCTCGGTGGATTATCTGACCGAGAGGGTAAGAGAGAGCCTGGCCCGTATAATCTCTCTAAGGCTAAAGGAGAACGACGTCATAACCGTCTCAACCCTTTCCCCGACCTGGGAGCAAAAGATCAGGGACGCTCTGGAAGGCGATCTGGCCAAAGGTTGGCGTCTAAACATGGATTCTAGGGAGATCTCCAAACTGGTCGCTTCCGTGTCGACAAAGTCGGAGGAGGCCATGCTTCAGGGATTCTCCCCCATCTTGCTCGTAAGTCCCGATGTCAGGCTGGTTGTCCGTCGAGTTCTGGAATCCTCGTTGCCTGGTCTGTTCGTGGTGTCTTATAATGAAATAAGTCAGGGTATAGATATCAAATCGTTGGGGATGGTGGAGTAG
- the flhF gene encoding flagellar biosynthesis protein FlhF, whose protein sequence is MRVVQQITFEARDDAEAIRIAADRLGRDAVVLSTRPVNKGGFLGLFGKPALVVTAGILEEDEPKRKEEPLGDRVRAFQLLLEGKRESFPVASADERSLGEKETGEASTLGEEDRLELSSSIGIASRPSVSREKVAQAYGKDPNPVGEVENKNLSDDVERIQRTLSSVLERLDRGAVSDDDGTDKIPRPDLTSSPDNDCRRQWRNMLLEADMTEPFVETLLDRYDGPLDDRSFRDWLKGSIRAPFRDVISALGGTRVMFIGPTGVGKTTTIAKLAAANSLWEDRKVLLATADTYRIAAVEQLRTYAKILGVPVEVVFDPKDLKGIREKRDAELILLDTAGRSQRDSRRLDEAKELYEAFAPESVHLVISASSKYRDMLDVIERMGDMPISHLIFTKLDETLTLGPVLEIALNFDIPVSFLTVGQNVPNDIEVASPDRLVDMALGGEYGD, encoded by the coding sequence ATGAGGGTTGTCCAACAGATTACCTTTGAGGCCAGAGACGATGCCGAGGCCATCAGGATCGCTGCCGATAGATTGGGCAGGGATGCGGTGGTGCTTTCGACCCGTCCTGTCAACAAGGGAGGCTTCCTTGGGTTGTTCGGAAAGCCCGCTCTGGTCGTGACGGCGGGTATTTTGGAGGAAGACGAGCCCAAAAGGAAAGAAGAGCCTCTTGGCGATAGGGTCCGGGCCTTTCAGCTGTTGCTGGAGGGTAAGAGAGAGAGCTTCCCCGTCGCCTCTGCGGATGAGAGATCATTGGGGGAAAAAGAGACCGGTGAAGCTTCGACTTTAGGGGAAGAGGACAGACTTGAATTGTCCTCGTCTATCGGCATTGCCTCCCGTCCTTCTGTCTCGAGGGAGAAAGTCGCTCAGGCTTATGGAAAAGACCCTAATCCCGTCGGAGAGGTAGAAAACAAAAATCTCTCCGACGACGTGGAGAGGATCCAACGCACCTTGTCCTCCGTTCTAGAGCGGCTAGACAGGGGAGCCGTGTCCGATGATGATGGGACGGACAAGATCCCAAGGCCGGATTTAACTTCTTCGCCCGATAACGATTGCCGGAGGCAGTGGCGTAACATGCTGTTAGAGGCCGATATGACCGAGCCCTTCGTTGAAACCCTTCTCGACCGTTACGATGGACCTCTGGACGACCGATCCTTTCGGGATTGGCTGAAGGGTTCCATAAGAGCCCCTTTCCGGGACGTCATAAGCGCCCTAGGCGGGACCAGAGTGATGTTTATAGGTCCAACAGGGGTCGGCAAGACCACTACCATTGCAAAGCTTGCGGCGGCTAACTCTCTCTGGGAAGACCGCAAGGTCCTCCTTGCGACCGCCGATACCTACCGTATAGCGGCGGTTGAGCAGCTCAGGACATATGCCAAGATCTTGGGAGTCCCCGTCGAGGTGGTCTTTGACCCCAAGGATCTCAAGGGCATCAGGGAGAAAAGGGACGCCGAGCTTATCTTGCTCGATACGGCAGGGCGAAGCCAGAGAGATTCTCGCAGGCTGGATGAGGCAAAGGAGCTTTACGAGGCATTCGCTCCAGAGAGCGTTCATCTCGTTATCTCCGCTAGCTCCAAATACAGGGATATGCTCGACGTCATCGAGAGAATGGGAGATATGCCCATATCCCATCTCATATTCACGAAGCTTGACGAGACCTTGACTCTTGGACCGGTTCTGGAGATAGCTCTCAACTTCGATATCCCTGTGTCCTTTCTGACCGTAGGTCAGAATGTCCCCAACGACATAGAGGTTGCCTCTCCCGATAGGCTTGTGGATATGGCATTAGGCGGTGAATACGGTGATTGA